Sequence from the Bacillus mesophilus genome:
TTACAACCATCATTCCAATCATGAACAGATCCTTCATATTATCACCTTTCTTTCACCATCTTGAGCGATCCTTCATACGATACGATATCAGCAAGTGCCTATTTTATTATAGGGTTTATTATCTTCTCAATCAAATGAGGGTTGAATATGATCTTTAGTGAAAAAGTACAGGTTATCAGTCAAGACATCCAAAATCCATATGTAATTAACATATCTGAAGAGCTTTTTTTAAGCTGGTCACTTTCCCTTAGAAAAAAATATCATTTTCAATGTGGAAACTATAGTACGCACGTTGTGTTCTTTCCTGATTCTTCAATTAAAGGGATAGGAATGGATTCAAGGCTGCTTCAAGAACTCAAGCTATCAACCAACAACCAAAATCTAACGCTTTTCTATCATGAAAGTGCAGGAATGTTTTCGTTAGGACTTGTGATTGGACTATTAACAGAAACAAGGGAAACAGAAAGTGGTCCTTCATTTGGTTCGGTCCATGATTTTGCAAAAGAACTGTCTGTCTATTGCCAGGAAAACCATGTCCTCTTTTACGTATTTTCATTAAAAGCATTGAATGTGAATACACTTGAGGTTCAGGGATATATTTGGAACGGAGAGAAATGGGAACTCACTCTCGTCCCACTTCCTCATGTTGTTCATAACCGGATTCACTCTAGGAAAAGAGAGAAATCAGCAACAGCTGAAGCACTATTTTCCTTGTTACGTGATAAACAGATTCCCTTTTTTAATGATCATTTTCTAAATAAGTGGGAATCACACCAGCATTTAGTTCAGCATGAGCATCTTCTACCCTATCTACCAGAAACCGAATTACTACTAAATATTAATCAGTTAGAACACTTTTTAAAGAAGCATGAACAAGTCTTTATTAAACCGATTCATGGAAGTCAGGGAAAGAAAATTATTAGAATCGAAAATGAAGATGATCACTATTTGCTTGATTATACGACCTTTAATGGAGACATCGAAAAGAAGTATGATGAGATACTTGAGCTTTTTCAAGGTATTAAACCTCGACTAGCAAAACAGGCATCCATTATACAACAAGGCATAGAATTGCTAACCTATGAAGACAGGATTTTAGACTTTCGTTTCCTATGTCATATGAACCAAAGTAATAGCTGGAAGGTTACATCTTCAGTGGCAAGAATCTCTTCTCCTAATGAATTTGTTTCAAATTTGGCTAGAGGCGGAGAAATCCAAAAGGTTCATAAAGTATTAAAAGACCTTCTTGATACTAAAACAGCCCTTGATGTGAATAAAATGTTACATGAGCTTGCAGTAGAAGTAGCCTCGTCGATTGGACAGTCGGAGGAAGGTTTATTTGGTGAATTAGGAATTGATTTGGCTTTAGATCAACAAGCAAAGCCTTGGATTATTGAAGTAAATACAAAGCCATCCAAAAACCTGGATTCTCCTACTTCTTTTTTTATCGTTCGTCCATCAGCAAAGGCTGTTATTCAATATTGCATGTATTTATCAAACCCTTTCCAAAGG
This genomic interval carries:
- a CDS encoding YheC/YheD family protein; this translates as MIFSEKVQVISQDIQNPYVINISEELFLSWSLSLRKKYHFQCGNYSTHVVFFPDSSIKGIGMDSRLLQELKLSTNNQNLTLFYHESAGMFSLGLVIGLLTETRETESGPSFGSVHDFAKELSVYCQENHVLFYVFSLKALNVNTLEVQGYIWNGEKWELTLVPLPHVVHNRIHSRKREKSATAEALFSLLRDKQIPFFNDHFLNKWESHQHLVQHEHLLPYLPETELLLNINQLEHFLKKHEQVFIKPIHGSQGKKIIRIENEDDHYLLDYTTFNGDIEKKYDEILELFQGIKPRLAKQASIIQQGIELLTYEDRILDFRFLCHMNQSNSWKVTSSVARISSPNEFVSNLARGGEIQKVHKVLKDLLDTKTALDVNKMLHELAVEVASSIGQSEEGLFGELGIDLALDQQAKPWIIEVNTKPSKNLDSPTSFFIVRPSAKAVIQYCMYLSNPFQRSELS